The following coding sequences are from one Natrarchaeobaculum sulfurireducens window:
- a CDS encoding DUF420 domain-containing protein has translation MATVAARRRLRERPIGVTLFLTVVGYGLVIGTFLLDLPIYPDLTNAQVNVLTHAIAVINLATTVLIVLGWYWIRTEQIEKHRAAMIGAFATILLFLVVYLVRVGGGGDKLFVGPDTVYYAYLIMLAIHIILSIVAVPVVLYALILGLTHTPAELRRTAHARVGQIAAASWLLSLVLGIVTYLMLNHIYSYEFGMLVPMF, from the coding sequence ATGGCAACCGTGGCAGCGAGACGACGGCTTCGAGAACGACCGATCGGCGTCACGCTCTTTCTGACGGTCGTCGGCTATGGACTGGTGATCGGGACGTTCCTGCTCGACCTTCCGATCTATCCGGACCTCACGAACGCGCAGGTGAACGTCCTGACACACGCGATCGCCGTCATCAACCTCGCGACGACGGTGTTGATCGTCCTCGGCTGGTACTGGATCCGAACCGAGCAGATCGAGAAACATCGCGCCGCGATGATCGGCGCGTTCGCGACGATTCTGCTGTTCCTGGTCGTCTACCTGGTCCGGGTCGGCGGCGGCGGCGACAAGCTATTCGTCGGGCCCGACACAGTCTACTACGCCTATCTGATCATGTTGGCGATCCATATCATCCTCTCGATCGTCGCCGTGCCGGTCGTCCTCTATGCGTTGATCCTCGGACTCACGCACACGCCTGCGGAACTGCGTCGGACTGCCCACGCCCGCGTCGGTCAGATCGCAGCCGCCTCGTGGCTGTTGAGTCTCGTCCTCGGGATCGTCACTTACCTCATGCTCAATCACATCTACAGCTACGAGTTCGGGATGCTCGTGCCGATGTTCTAG
- a CDS encoding ABC transporter permease — MSRLGRVRSEATAGWRSFVRRRTAVFFTFFFPVILIVIFGALVRTDPTGEGLFAESPAYYVPGYLATVVLFTPLSRMGSEVARHREGNRFEKLATTPLSRAEWLVSQTIVNAVIIALAGLLILVMVVALTGAQIVYSPWLVPYVLVGVICFCGIGTMLGSYTDSRDGAIAASNAIAFPLLFLSETFVTLEQLPDWFEPLVNLSPLTYFARGVRAATYPEAGTPAVAGVDPVLANIVILAAVAVVTFALGARSIPRTD, encoded by the coding sequence GTGAGCCGACTCGGTCGCGTTCGGTCGGAGGCCACCGCCGGCTGGCGGTCGTTCGTTCGCCGTCGGACGGCAGTCTTCTTTACGTTCTTCTTCCCCGTGATCCTGATCGTCATCTTCGGTGCGCTCGTTCGGACCGACCCCACGGGCGAGGGGCTGTTTGCGGAGTCACCGGCGTACTACGTTCCCGGCTATCTCGCTACCGTCGTCCTCTTTACGCCACTGTCGCGGATGGGCAGCGAGGTCGCCCGCCACCGCGAGGGTAACCGGTTCGAGAAGCTCGCGACGACGCCACTGTCACGCGCTGAATGGCTCGTCTCCCAGACGATCGTCAACGCCGTCATCATCGCCCTCGCAGGACTGTTGATCCTCGTGATGGTCGTCGCGCTCACGGGCGCCCAGATCGTTTACTCGCCGTGGCTCGTGCCGTACGTCCTCGTCGGCGTGATCTGTTTCTGTGGCATCGGGACGATGCTCGGCAGTTACACCGACTCACGCGATGGTGCAATCGCTGCTAGCAACGCGATCGCGTTCCCGTTGCTCTTTCTCTCCGAGACGTTCGTCACCCTCGAGCAGCTCCCCGACTGGTTCGAGCCACTCGTGAACCTCTCGCCGCTGACGTACTTCGCTCGTGGCGTTCGGGCGGCCACCTACCCCGAAGCCGGCACGCCTGCCGTCGCGGGCGTCGATCCCGTCCTGGCGAACATCGTGATTCTCGCCGCGGTCGCGGTCGTCACGTTCGCACTCGGGGCTCGATCGATTCCTCGAACGGACTGA
- a CDS encoding cytochrome P450 produces the protein MSSTDPRGLQTFPAELESRSAWLEPFDWYREMRANAPVRYDPTRRTWDVFRYEDVKRVLDDDGTFSVDPRRADDYVEPERAEETLIFETMLFTDPPSHGDLRGVVDDAFEPRALGDLEPRIRDLAGDLLERADALGGPDDELDVVDAFAYPLPVIVIAELLGIPPSDRDRFKTWSDTLVEATSADDGDETAEYHERQQQAQMEMATYFLEALEDRRESPRDDLLTQIATGELEDGSRLSQEEALGTCILLLIAGNITTTNLITNAIRCFVDDVDGDGDVLEELRDDERALRTALEEALRYRSPVQAMGRVATEDVTVGGEVIESGDRVIAWLGSANRDERQFDDADTFVPDRTPNQHLGFGHGTHYCLGAPLARLEANVAFEELLARTSSIDLVDVDLEPTRSSFVYGVESLPIRYER, from the coding sequence ATGAGCAGCACAGACCCTCGAGGGTTACAGACGTTTCCCGCCGAACTCGAGTCGCGTTCGGCCTGGCTCGAGCCGTTCGACTGGTATCGCGAGATGCGTGCGAACGCACCGGTCCGGTACGACCCGACGCGACGAACCTGGGACGTCTTCCGCTACGAGGACGTCAAGCGAGTGCTCGACGACGACGGGACCTTTTCGGTCGATCCGCGCCGGGCCGACGACTACGTCGAGCCCGAACGGGCGGAGGAGACGCTCATCTTCGAGACGATGCTCTTTACCGACCCGCCGAGCCACGGCGACCTGCGCGGCGTCGTCGACGACGCGTTCGAGCCACGCGCGCTCGGCGACCTCGAGCCTCGCATTCGCGACCTCGCCGGCGACCTCCTCGAGCGTGCGGACGCCCTCGGTGGCCCGGACGACGAGCTGGACGTCGTCGACGCGTTCGCCTACCCGTTGCCAGTGATCGTTATCGCCGAACTGCTCGGGATCCCACCGAGCGATCGGGACCGGTTCAAAACCTGGTCAGATACGCTCGTCGAGGCCACGAGTGCCGACGACGGGGACGAGACCGCCGAGTACCACGAGCGCCAGCAACAGGCGCAGATGGAGATGGCGACGTACTTCCTCGAGGCCCTCGAGGACCGACGCGAGTCGCCTCGGGACGATTTGTTGACTCAGATCGCAACCGGCGAACTCGAGGATGGGAGCCGACTCTCTCAGGAGGAAGCGCTCGGGACGTGCATCCTGTTGCTCATCGCGGGCAACATCACGACGACGAACCTCATCACGAACGCCATCCGGTGTTTCGTCGACGACGTCGACGGCGACGGCGACGTTCTCGAGGAGCTTCGAGACGACGAGCGCGCGTTACGGACGGCCCTCGAGGAGGCCCTACGCTACCGTTCGCCGGTCCAGGCGATGGGACGCGTCGCCACCGAGGACGTCACCGTCGGCGGCGAGGTAATCGAATCCGGCGACCGCGTGATCGCCTGGCTCGGGTCGGCGAACCGCGACGAGCGGCAGTTCGACGACGCCGACACGTTCGTCCCCGACCGAACACCCAACCAGCACCTCGGGTTCGGCCACGGGACCCACTACTGTCTGGGCGCGCCGCTCGCCCGCCTCGAGGCGAACGTGGCGTTCGAGGAACTGCTGGCCCGAACGTCGTCGATCGACCTCGTCGACGTCGACCTCGAGCCGACACGTAGTTCCTTCGTCTACGGCGTCGAGTCGTTGCCGATCCGCTACGAACGCTGA
- a CDS encoding ABC transporter ATP-binding protein: MKAVVDATDLEKTYGETVALSGASLSVERGEVFALIGPNGAGKTTLVRALTGTTTPDAGTVKILGESPTAVDRATLGVLPQDFSPPDRLTARELVVYYAGLYDDPRDPDDVLADVGVVDAEDTWYENLSGGQQRRVCVGSTLVNDPDVLFLDEPTTGIDPAGRRTVWRLIEELAAAGTTVLLTTHDMAEAERLADRVGLLADGSIVAEGTPKSLVAEYGGSSRLTIETDAEPAAFAPLEYPTERVARSHVAGASSGQSAVVVRDVPPAEIGGVVDFLEQHDLEYTGLSWAEPDLEDVYLTLADETELERTNRLGEPAGGEAAPAEDAVRPGETT; the protein is encoded by the coding sequence ATGAAAGCCGTAGTCGACGCGACGGACCTCGAGAAGACCTACGGCGAGACGGTTGCGCTGTCGGGGGCGTCGTTATCCGTCGAGCGTGGCGAGGTGTTCGCGCTCATCGGCCCGAACGGGGCTGGCAAGACGACGCTCGTGCGTGCGCTCACGGGGACGACCACACCCGACGCCGGGACGGTCAAGATCCTCGGTGAGTCGCCGACTGCTGTCGACCGGGCCACACTCGGCGTCCTCCCCCAGGACTTCTCGCCGCCGGATAGACTCACCGCCCGCGAACTCGTCGTCTACTATGCGGGGCTGTACGACGATCCTCGCGATCCGGACGACGTGCTCGCCGACGTCGGCGTTGTCGACGCCGAAGACACCTGGTACGAGAACCTCTCGGGTGGCCAGCAGCGTCGCGTCTGCGTCGGCTCGACGCTGGTCAATGACCCCGACGTGCTCTTTCTCGACGAACCGACGACGGGAATCGACCCCGCGGGTCGGCGAACGGTCTGGCGGCTCATCGAAGAGCTCGCCGCCGCCGGGACGACCGTCCTCCTGACCACACACGATATGGCCGAGGCCGAACGGCTGGCCGACCGCGTCGGCTTGCTCGCCGACGGCTCGATCGTCGCGGAAGGCACCCCGAAATCGCTCGTCGCCGAATACGGCGGCTCGAGCCGACTCACGATCGAAACCGACGCCGAGCCGGCTGCTTTCGCCCCCCTCGAGTACCCCACCGAACGAGTCGCCCGGAGCCACGTCGCTGGGGCCTCGAGCGGCCAGAGCGCGGTCGTGGTTCGCGACGTCCCGCCGGCCGAGATCGGAGGCGTCGTCGACTTCCTCGAGCAACACGACCTCGAGTACACCGGCCTCTCGTGGGCCGAACCAGATCTCGAGGACGTTTACCTCACGCTGGCGGACGAGACGGAACTCGAGCGAACGAATCGACTCGGTGAGCCAGCCGGTGGGGAGGCTGCACCTGCAGAAGACGCCGTGAGGCCGGGTGAGACGACGTGA
- a CDS encoding pyridoxamine 5'-phosphate oxidase family protein, with protein sequence MYVRGQLSSADLAAFLEQTAIPIRLACRTPQDNLWMCSLWFRLVTAEAVDDESTGNKAAAGGSTGDEATANGATADNWRLQCATSASADVVSFLESDPNAAFEVSTNQPPYAGVRGRGTVSIEPDPEKETLRDLLERYLGGTDSQLATTLLAPEREEVTLTLEPAVVYGWDYASRMGDVDDDQRS encoded by the coding sequence ATGTACGTGCGAGGACAACTCTCGTCGGCCGACCTGGCGGCGTTCCTCGAGCAAACGGCGATCCCGATTCGACTTGCGTGTCGAACGCCACAGGACAACCTCTGGATGTGTTCGCTGTGGTTTCGGCTCGTCACAGCCGAAGCGGTGGACGACGAATCGACGGGCAACAAAGCGGCGGCTGGCGGATCGACGGGCGACGAAGCGACAGCCAATGGGGCGACGGCCGACAACTGGCGGCTCCAGTGTGCCACCTCGGCGAGCGCGGACGTCGTCTCGTTTCTCGAGTCCGATCCGAACGCGGCGTTCGAGGTGTCGACGAACCAGCCGCCGTATGCGGGCGTCAGGGGCCGCGGGACGGTCTCGATCGAGCCCGATCCAGAGAAGGAGACGCTTCGGGATCTACTCGAGCGTTATCTCGGTGGGACGGACTCACAGCTCGCGACGACGTTGCTCGCCCCGGAACGCGAGGAGGTGACGCTGACGCTCGAGCCGGCCGTCGTCTACGGCTGGGATTATGCGAGCCGGATGGGCGATGTCGACGACGATCAGCGTTCGTAG
- a CDS encoding metallophosphoesterase: MATDSDDRVYYVISDLHIGGDEQLEEVEFLDELLAFLERLETTDEDAELIINGDAFGLWEFTRADGIEKFDVLEETYPELFEQFRATGENVPITLVPGNHDHELAAYDEYVDRFAKYNVDLVQEQSITRPVGEQAIHFEHGNQQDPNNRIEEWGARYARPLGYYYNTLVTSRAGQLSDRGRYNWMKDVQAVTPTERMPVWLFSKYFYREMNPLLRYSLVPFLLLFNISVILVVLSGLHLAGLWSLPVEWAGSFFSQFGRAGAAAWFLLTVNVSVVGLLMLVGIPLYFIRRDVRKTINRFGVFETELTVDPIASYEEAAREIFASEPETTIFCFGHTHRPTIQEVDGGLLVNSGTWLKRLHRRDGIIGLLPPVFYPSYQLAVVRIAEEPSGVAVEFEQITKPSPATEELTRTERFFTVGRDPEPELPDRHVVEATETVATPTPSD; encoded by the coding sequence ATGGCTACCGACTCCGATGATCGGGTCTACTACGTGATCAGTGACCTCCACATCGGCGGCGACGAACAACTCGAGGAAGTCGAGTTTCTCGACGAGCTACTGGCCTTTCTCGAGCGACTGGAGACGACCGACGAGGACGCCGAACTGATCATCAATGGCGACGCCTTCGGGCTCTGGGAGTTCACGCGAGCCGATGGTATCGAGAAGTTCGACGTGCTCGAGGAGACGTATCCGGAGCTGTTCGAGCAGTTCCGGGCGACGGGTGAAAACGTGCCCATCACGCTAGTGCCGGGCAATCACGACCACGAACTCGCGGCGTACGACGAGTACGTCGACCGGTTCGCAAAATACAACGTCGACCTCGTCCAGGAGCAGTCGATCACCCGGCCGGTCGGCGAGCAGGCGATCCACTTCGAGCACGGCAATCAGCAAGACCCCAACAACCGGATCGAAGAGTGGGGGGCTCGCTACGCGAGGCCGCTTGGATACTACTACAACACCCTCGTCACGAGCCGTGCGGGCCAGTTGTCAGACCGTGGACGGTACAACTGGATGAAAGACGTGCAGGCGGTGACGCCGACCGAACGAATGCCGGTCTGGCTCTTCTCGAAGTACTTCTACCGGGAGATGAACCCCCTGTTGCGGTACTCGCTGGTTCCGTTCCTGTTGTTGTTCAATATCAGCGTCATCCTGGTCGTCCTGTCGGGACTGCATCTGGCGGGGCTCTGGTCGCTGCCGGTTGAGTGGGCAGGATCGTTCTTCAGCCAGTTCGGACGGGCTGGGGCGGCGGCCTGGTTCTTGCTCACGGTGAACGTCTCCGTCGTCGGGCTGTTGATGCTCGTGGGAATTCCGCTGTATTTCATCCGTCGAGACGTCAGAAAGACGATCAACCGATTCGGCGTGTTCGAGACCGAACTTACGGTCGACCCGATCGCGTCCTACGAGGAGGCCGCCCGTGAGATCTTCGCATCGGAACCGGAGACGACGATCTTCTGTTTCGGCCACACGCACCGACCGACGATTCAGGAGGTCGACGGCGGATTGCTGGTCAATAGCGGCACCTGGCTGAAACGTCTCCACCGCCGAGACGGGATCATCGGCCTGTTGCCGCCGGTGTTTTATCCTTCGTACCAGCTGGCCGTCGTTCGTATCGCCGAGGAGCCGTCGGGCGTTGCCGTCGAGTTCGAGCAGATCACGAAGCCCAGTCCGGCGACGGAGGAGCTAACGCGCACCGAGCGATTTTTCACCGTCGGTCGGGATCCCGAACCCGAACTGCCCGACCGACACGTCGTCGAGGCCACCGAGACGGTCGCGACGCCGACACCGAGTGATTGA
- a CDS encoding HalOD1 output domain-containing protein, which translates to MAGGDSIDRVATKTPSQAVVEAVADAEGVSPRALRPPTYQPLHEVIDPDSLDALFADRVDGAPRANGTVSFTYCGYAVTVDGDGSVTLERRSSSDDARE; encoded by the coding sequence ATGGCGGGTGGCGACAGTATCGACAGGGTAGCAACGAAAACGCCAAGTCAGGCGGTCGTCGAGGCCGTCGCCGATGCGGAGGGCGTTTCACCACGAGCGTTGCGACCCCCAACGTACCAACCCTTACACGAGGTGATCGATCCGGACTCGCTCGACGCCCTCTTCGCCGACCGCGTCGACGGTGCACCACGAGCTAACGGGACCGTCTCCTTTACGTACTGTGGGTACGCCGTCACCGTCGACGGCGACGGATCCGTCACCCTCGAGCGCCGATCGAGTTCGGACGACGCTCGAGAGTGA
- a CDS encoding PGF-CTERM sorting domain-containing protein, producing the protein MKDETMYAENTTNGDDGTPGFGVGIAVLSMLAATLLSGLRFARN; encoded by the coding sequence ATGAAAGACGAGACGATGTACGCCGAGAACACCACCAACGGTGACGACGGCACCCCCGGCTTCGGGGTCGGCATCGCGGTGCTGTCCATGCTGGCGGCGACGCTTCTGTCCGGTCTGCGATTCGCCCGTAACTGA
- a CDS encoding PAS domain S-box protein, which yields MTSTPCGANGDRAGQPGRQRVVADLGTRALECDDLESLFRDATAAVAASLETDSCTLLEARSDDEGFRLQGGDGCDECRVGATVPADPDTLAGVALERAKSVVVTDLDADDRVDGPAFLERRVASGIAVLVGPPADPWGVLATHASARQSFDAETVAFVQNVANSLTLAIERDRANRRHDAEATLTETIVETSPIGITIVDRDGKLRFANDRAEELFARSRERIDELSFDNPEWDEITLDGTPLERESLPFLRILETGGPLYDQRSGVLRPDGERVWISVNGAPLFDESGAIDAVVFAIEDITERVARKRELERYETAVETVHDGIYVLDEDRRFELVNDAFVELTQLSREELLGSHASLVYGEEFASIEAEQRESTVGSTSPVFEETILEGAGRYRTVENRFTLVPTDAEGAKRIGVIRDVTERTRLRRELEAERTLKDRILETSPVGITLIDADGVNVYANEKAEDLFGRSLEELRTYTHDDDRWELIDEDGESLAGADLPFTTVSETGEPVYDEVLGIEQPDGTRVWLSAHCAPLFDTDGAFDGAVYALKDITERKRLESDLETTLERVTDAIHGLDTDWNFTYINDHAAELLGDDDGTLVGENVWEVFPSAVDSRFDREYRRAMDSQETVTFEEYSPVVGGWLEVTAYPSESGLSVYFRDVTDRREMEATLRESEERFRTLAEHLDEVVWLADADPSSYAYVNPAYEAVYGKNRESLYEDGLSWLEIVHPDDRDRVREAYLELPDCEYDEEFRVVGPDGETRWIHASAVAVTDEEGRVERIVGIDADVTERKERERTLEKYRTIVETVDDGIYIVDDDGRFTMVNRAYTELTGYERAELLGSSATLVADEAAIGRARALVDEPSEATLDAEIETVEGDRVAVEATLAGHVDDESGERRRIGVVRDVTERKERERQLEESERRYRTLVEHFPNGAVGLFDDELRYTLVGGELLDDRGVSPAELVDTSIFERYPDDVVAELEPRFRAALTGESDSFEFEYDGRQLHVYTLPVRDDRGSVFAGMLMIQDVSDRVEYQRKLETSNERLEQFAYAASHDLQEPLRMVSSYLTLVERRYGDELDEDASEFIEYAVDGADRMREMIDGLLEFSRVETQGEPLEPLELDDILADVRRDLELQMGASGAEITAESLPRVDGDGNQVRQVFQNLLSNAIEYAGDEPPRIEISSQQAGEQWVISVADEGIGIDPDDADRIFGLFNRLHAVDEHPGSGIGLALCQRIVERHGGEIWVDTEPGEGATFSFTLPAAETANGP from the coding sequence ATGACCTCTACGCCCTGCGGGGCCAACGGCGACCGGGCGGGACAGCCGGGCCGGCAACGAGTCGTCGCGGATCTCGGGACGCGAGCCCTCGAGTGCGACGACCTCGAGTCGCTCTTCCGTGACGCAACGGCTGCCGTGGCGGCGTCGCTCGAGACGGATTCGTGTACGCTTCTCGAGGCACGGTCGGACGACGAGGGGTTTCGGCTGCAGGGCGGCGACGGCTGTGACGAGTGTCGCGTGGGGGCGACGGTGCCCGCAGATCCTGACACCTTGGCCGGTGTCGCTCTCGAGCGGGCGAAATCCGTTGTCGTCACCGATCTGGATGCCGACGATCGGGTCGACGGGCCAGCGTTTCTCGAGCGACGCGTCGCGAGTGGAATCGCCGTCCTCGTCGGACCGCCAGCCGACCCCTGGGGTGTCCTCGCCACCCACGCGAGCGCGAGACAGTCGTTCGACGCAGAGACGGTCGCGTTCGTCCAGAACGTGGCGAACAGCCTCACGTTGGCCATCGAGCGCGACCGTGCTAATCGCCGTCACGACGCTGAGGCTACGCTCACGGAGACGATCGTCGAAACGAGCCCGATCGGGATCACGATCGTCGACCGCGACGGAAAGTTGCGATTCGCCAACGACCGAGCCGAGGAACTCTTCGCCCGCTCACGAGAACGGATCGACGAACTCAGTTTCGACAATCCCGAGTGGGACGAGATCACCCTCGACGGAACCCCGCTCGAGCGCGAGTCGCTGCCGTTTCTACGAATTCTCGAGACCGGCGGGCCGCTGTATGACCAGCGTAGCGGCGTCTTGCGGCCCGACGGCGAGCGCGTCTGGATCTCGGTCAACGGCGCGCCGCTGTTCGACGAGTCCGGAGCCATCGACGCCGTCGTGTTCGCGATCGAAGACATTACCGAGCGGGTGGCCCGGAAACGAGAACTCGAGCGCTACGAAACGGCCGTCGAGACGGTTCACGACGGCATCTACGTCCTCGACGAGGATCGCCGGTTCGAACTGGTGAACGATGCGTTCGTCGAACTAACGCAACTCTCTCGCGAGGAGCTTCTGGGCAGTCACGCGTCTCTCGTCTACGGCGAGGAGTTCGCGTCGATCGAAGCCGAACAGCGTGAATCTACGGTGGGATCGACGAGTCCGGTGTTCGAAGAGACGATCCTCGAGGGAGCTGGGAGATACCGAACGGTCGAAAATCGTTTTACGCTCGTCCCAACTGACGCCGAGGGGGCGAAACGGATCGGCGTTATCCGCGACGTCACCGAGCGAACCCGGCTCAGGAGAGAACTCGAGGCCGAACGCACGCTGAAAGACCGGATCCTCGAGACCAGTCCGGTCGGCATCACGTTGATCGATGCCGACGGGGTGAACGTCTACGCAAATGAGAAAGCCGAAGACCTGTTCGGTCGCTCGCTCGAGGAACTCAGGACGTACACCCACGACGACGACCGCTGGGAACTCATCGACGAGGACGGCGAGTCGTTGGCGGGCGCTGACTTGCCGTTTACGACCGTCTCGGAGACCGGCGAGCCGGTATACGACGAGGTGCTTGGCATCGAACAGCCCGATGGCACGAGGGTGTGGCTCTCGGCCCACTGTGCGCCACTGTTCGACACAGACGGCGCCTTCGACGGTGCGGTGTACGCGCTCAAAGACATCACCGAGCGAAAGCGCCTCGAGAGCGACCTCGAGACGACGCTCGAACGAGTGACGGACGCAATCCACGGACTCGATACGGACTGGAACTTCACCTACATCAACGACCACGCAGCGGAGTTGCTAGGCGACGATGACGGCACCCTGGTCGGAGAGAACGTCTGGGAGGTGTTTCCAAGTGCCGTCGACTCGCGGTTCGACCGGGAGTACCGCCGGGCGATGGACAGCCAGGAGACGGTCACCTTCGAGGAGTACTCGCCAGTCGTCGGCGGCTGGCTCGAGGTAACCGCCTACCCCTCCGAGAGCGGACTGTCGGTGTATTTCCGGGACGTCACCGACCGCAGGGAGATGGAGGCGACCCTTCGCGAGAGCGAAGAGCGCTTCCGGACGCTCGCTGAACACCTGGACGAGGTCGTCTGGCTAGCCGACGCCGACCCGTCGTCGTACGCCTACGTCAACCCCGCCTACGAAGCCGTCTACGGAAAGAACCGCGAGTCGCTATACGAGGATGGCCTCTCGTGGCTCGAGATAGTCCACCCGGACGACCGCGACCGGGTCCGCGAGGCCTACCTCGAACTCCCCGACTGCGAGTACGACGAGGAGTTCCGCGTCGTCGGTCCTGACGGCGAGACACGGTGGATCCACGCCAGTGCGGTCGCCGTCACCGACGAAGAGGGCCGCGTCGAGCGAATCGTCGGGATCGACGCCGACGTGACCGAGCGCAAAGAACGCGAGCGGACGCTCGAAAAGTACCGGACGATCGTCGAAACGGTCGACGACGGGATCTACATCGTCGACGACGACGGCCGATTTACGATGGTCAACCGCGCCTACACGGAGTTGACCGGCTACGAACGCGCGGAACTGCTCGGCTCGTCTGCGACGCTGGTGGCCGACGAGGCGGCCATCGGCCGCGCTCGAGCGCTTGTCGACGAGCCGAGCGAGGCCACACTCGACGCCGAGATCGAGACCGTCGAGGGCGACCGGGTCGCGGTCGAAGCGACGCTGGCCGGACACGTCGACGACGAATCCGGCGAACGCCGGCGGATCGGTGTCGTCAGGGACGTCACCGAACGAAAAGAACGAGAAAGACAGCTCGAAGAAAGCGAGCGGCGCTACCGGACGCTCGTCGAACACTTTCCGAACGGCGCCGTTGGCCTCTTCGACGACGAGTTGCGGTACACCCTCGTCGGCGGCGAACTGCTCGACGACCGCGGCGTTTCTCCGGCCGAGCTCGTCGATACCTCGATCTTCGAGCGATATCCCGACGACGTCGTCGCCGAACTCGAGCCGAGATTCCGCGCGGCACTCACCGGTGAGTCGGACTCGTTCGAGTTCGAGTACGACGGGCGACAGCTCCACGTTTACACGCTTCCGGTCCGCGACGACCGGGGGTCGGTGTTCGCCGGAATGCTCATGATCCAGGACGTCTCCGACCGCGTCGAGTACCAGCGAAAACTCGAGACGTCGAACGAACGCCTCGAACAGTTCGCCTACGCCGCTTCACACGACCTCCAGGAGCCCTTACGGATGGTCTCGAGCTATCTCACCCTGGTCGAGCGTCGGTATGGAGACGAGCTGGACGAGGATGCAAGCGAGTTCATCGAGTACGCCGTCGACGGTGCCGATCGGATGCGCGAGATGATCGACGGCCTGCTCGAGTTCTCCAGGGTCGAAACGCAGGGTGAGCCACTCGAGCCGCTCGAGCTCGACGACATCCTTGCGGACGTCCGCCGGGATCTCGAACTTCAGATGGGTGCCTCCGGCGCCGAGATCACGGCGGAGTCGCTGCCTCGCGTCGACGGTGACGGCAACCAGGTGCGCCAGGTGTTCCAGAACCTGCTGTCGAATGCCATCGAGTACGCTGGCGACGAGCCGCCTCGAATCGAGATTTCGTCTCAGCAGGCAGGAGAACAGTGGGTCATCTCGGTCGCGGACGAGGGAATCGGCATCGACCCTGACGACGCCGACCGCATCTTCGGCCTGTTCAACCGGTTACACGCCGTCGACGAACACCCTGGCAGTGGAATCGGCCTGGCGCTGTGTCAGCGAATCGTCGAACGCCACGGTGGCGAGATCTGGGTCGATACAGAACCCGGCGAGGGCGCGACGTTCTCGTTCACCCTTCCGGCAGCTGAGACGGCAAACGGCCCCTGA